The window GCCCGCACGGTAAAGTTAGGTTTTAGCGCGCGCCGGCTGATTCCGCGCGCTCCAGCGATGGCGGGAACTTACCGCGCGCGGGAGAAAGCGGCACGCGGCGCGGTAGATTTGGCGTGCCGCTTACCGCGCGCCTATAAATTGCCGCGCTCGTCACGCGCACAGCACACAGCCACGCGCCCTCCCCTCGCAACCTCGCCGCTTCGCAGCTTTTcgcgccaccaccgcgccaccatgccgccgcgccgccggggtGCTTCGGGCTATCGCGGCGTCCGCGAGCGCCCCAACGGCTGGTACTCCGCCGAGATACGGTCCGAcgacgtccggctcggcctcgggaCATTCCGGAGCGCGCATGAGGCGGCTCGcgtgtacgacgcggcggcgtggtgtTTGCACAGGCCCCAGTCGCAGATGAACTTCCGGGACGTCTTCACGCGCGAGCAGGCGCAGTGcgtcgcccctccgccgcgtctcatcaccgacatggaccgtgccgaccacgctcggcggcagcgccgcctcctcgtcgccgaggaggacgagcgagccatggcggagtggcgccgtcgccacccggaggacgtcgccgacgagcatgcctactgggcggagaggacggcaaggcgccgcgTGGAGCGGGCTGACCGGCGTCAGCGGAAGGCATTGGCGAACGAGCAGTGCGACATAGTTTCAGCAGGTGGGAGGTCGTTCTTCACCGCGGACGACGATCGTTGGGACGACATATGGATCTCAACCTCGGACGACACCGACGAGGATGATGGTGATGGTAGCGACTTGGAGTAGTTTCTATCGCTGTATGACGTAGTagtttctatctatctatctatgccgtagtagtatctatctatctatgtatgtcgaactatttatctatatatgtcgaactatctatctatctatgtaaaatATCTTGTATCGTTTTTTTAGCTATGCAAAAAATGTTTAAGAATGAGCGCGCGCGGCTTtacagcgcggctgctggagctgcACGCGCGCGGCTGCTGGAGCGAACGCTGCCCGCCGCGCCAAACCAGACGATGAACGCGTGCCAAATCAGGTTTTAGCGCGCGGCGCGTTCGGCGCCTATTAGAAATGCTCTTAAGTTGCTATATAAGGCCGGGTATAAATAAGTTTGTAAGATCCTGGCCACGCTGTTATCTCTCAGCCATCTTCTCTCCAAATCTAAATCCTAATCTAAATCCTAGAGAGGAGATTTTCTGGGCACCACACATCGTCAACCCTCCTCTCCCTAGGTCATCACCCCCTGCCCCTTCTAAGTCGGTGTGGGAGTGTGGGGATGCCCCTATCTACCGGATGGAGCTCTAATTTCTCCCTCTTTAGGGCTTTAGTAGGGCTGCGCACTGGTGGGTCATTGGCAGCGAATAATGTCTCACACATTAGACCATCGTGCTGACGGTGTATCTAGCATCGTCGGATGGGCGGGTGGAGGCGTGCCTCGGTTGGATCTCGCCGATGATTttttgactgtctactacaacaaggtttgtcaGACTTTGGTGAAGGAGGGCGATGACAGTAGCTTGTCTTTGACTCGCTCTAGTGCTTGTAGTCATTGCTAGGTGGTCCACAGATCTGATTGTAATTTTTGTTACCTCCAGCGTTTTCGTACTGTTATGATTGATTATGATAGCTTAGAAGTTTTTTTATGATAAAATTATTCTAACGTTCTGTCATGataatgaatagattggaagttttttataaaaaaaataaaatataaaaattgAGGAAACGATGTGTATGGGATGTGCAACAGTGCAATCGAAGAAAAGAGCAGCAATGACAGTTGGGAGTGGGCACTCGCAGTTGAGAAGGGTACACACCTCTTAACATCTATGGACCTCATAACTAAACGTCGCTTTACTCCTCGATAGCTCACCAACCAAAACAACCAGAAGGGGATGGCAAGCCCACACCACATCGCGATGGAGCTCGTCGGTCCCAAGCCCGGCGGATCCTCCTCCGCGGTCGCCGTCCACCACATGTTCGTCGTCTTCGTCGACGGCGTCGAGACGGACATCCACGAGGGCACGCTCCACGGCAGTCCCGGCAAGGTCACCGTCACCAGCCCCGGGAACCTCTCCGCCGACGGCCTCCGGAGCGTCGTCGTGCGCGGCGGGGGAGGGGGCGCCGTCGTGTTCACCCTGTGCGGCGACGCGGCCGCCGAGGGCGTGGGGTCCGCGTCCTTCGTCCAGTGCGGCGCGACGCGCGTCGACGGCGCGCGGGAGGTGTCGGTCTCGCGGTGCCGGTCCCTGGACGCGGAGCAGGCCGGCAAGGTGACGGTCGAGAGGTGCCGGGAGGCGCGGCTCCGAGGCGGCGGCCTCCTCCGCGTGACCCGCTGCAGGCGGGCGGACGTCGAGAGCTTCGGCGAGGTCCGCCTGGCGCGCTGCAAGGGGGTGCGCGCCGACTGGTGCGGCAGCTTGGAGGTCCAGATGTGCAGGGCCGTCGACGCCAGCCGGTGCGGCGCCGTGAGCGGCGACCGGTGCCGCCGCGTGAACGTCGCCGGCTGCGGCAGCGTCGCCGTGACCCACGCCGTGGTTAAGACGGTGGAGGAAGAGCAGCTGCAGTCGCAGCAAACCGCGTCTCCGCAGTCCAGTGGAAGTGAGTAAGCACCAGATCAGCAGCATCAGTGAATTCGAAATTGCCTGTAATTCTTTCTTGTCTGTACGAAATTGCCGAAGTTTCTGGAACTAAGAGATCCCTACTCGAGGGATCGCGTTTGAATGTATGATGAATACGCCATGTTTCATTGCTTCAACTAGGTTGTTCTCTTCCAAGAACTATCATCTTGGACTAATTGAATCTTTGGATGTcgaatgtactactccctccgttccaaaatagatgacccaactttgtactaattttgttaaagttagtacaaagttgggtcatctattttgaaacggagggagtatgttataaCGCACATAACAATGGATGTAATAAGTTCGGGAAACAGAAACTTAGACAATTTGAATGAGCATGTTGGTTATAGACACAGACACATAAGTGTTAGGTTAAATTACAGGGACCGAAACGATGTATCATTAGATTTAAAATTGTACCTCTCTCACAAGGTGACCAGGAAAAATGTTCCTCCCCTCAATCTTCACCGACGAGCCCGTAGCGGTGGTGGGGAGGGGATTTCGGGTGCCTGGTTTTAGTCCTCACAGGGGTGATGTTTTGACGGATAGCGGCGCTTCTTTTTTGAGTCGGTCTTTCGGGTTTCGATCCTCTACAAATTCGTCCGTTGGGAGGGATTAAACGGAGCTCCGGCGTAGGTTCCTGCCAACTCCTCGGAGCGGCGAGGTTGAGGTTTCTCGTTGTGCGTACGCAATGGTGATATTTGGTGTCAGGTTTTCAGATCGACTCAAGGATTCAATGACGACGACTACGGCTCTGGGGCGCTAGTCcttaggggcacatgcacgaagactcccgactgtcatcgacaaggtcaggcAGGCTCCGGTATGAGAGCGGCGACAATGACGCGTTGACGGCTCGTTCTGGCGGTGGCAATGGTCGTTAGGTGGTCCATGaacctcgatgtaatttttattatgtttgaggtgtttTGTACTTCCGATGAATCTTTATAATAAATCTGATACTTTTCGCAAAAGGTATTAGAGGGACCAAAGCTTTAAATTATATTATCTAGTTAAGTTCTTTGACTTGATGGGTACAACATTTATTTAGtggatatactccctctgtttctaaatataagtcttttttaaagatttcaatatagactacatacgttgcaaaataagtgaatcaacactctaaactatgtctatatacatctatatgtaatccgtattgaaatctctaaaaatacttatatttagaaacggagggagtagtatataaggTTTCAGATAGTTTAATGACCAATATTAGATTGCAAATTGAAATGTATTAGTTGTAAAATTTGTTCAGTTATGTTTAATAGGGTGATGTATAGTAGTACGTGAACATTTTTGTCAAATTACTTGGATGCCTTAACGAAAACAAAATTTTATTTCGTCTACTGATGTTACTTCAATCTATAATCATAAGTCTTGCAATATAAAACATGAACCTAAAGAGCAGTATATTGAATTAAATATGCTTTTATTAGATATTGTAttgtattactccctctgtaacttaatgtaagatgtttttgtaGTTCAAATCTGATAATTTAATTGTGAAGGTTTAACCTGATAAACATTTTGATAAGTATATACAACTATTGATTTGGTATATtgactattttttttcttttagtgATATATAAAGATGTCCTCTAAGTCAAGTTGTTCGGCAAGTGCAACATCAAAATCTAGCAATTAAGATATTATTACACAGAAGGAGATGGATCAAGCGCAGAAAATGAGGATGAAAAATGTAATTCTGAATTTAGATTGAAGGTAGATTATGTTCATGCAATTTTGAATAGGTTTACGGATTACATAAAAAATATGCTCTGGAAAATCAAATTTGATGGGTTGCTAAAGTTCCCTGAAATAAAAAAAAGTACACCATAAGTTTAGTACATTTCTTGTAAGTGCAACAAGTGTGAAGTTGGGGAAGTCCtagattcgggggtcctcaggtgtccggcccaGGAATATGGGCCGGGTTGAAAGGGCCATAAAAGATCAAGCTAAAGACCATCCTCCGTGTCTGGGTAGGACTTCTCCATACGTGAACGGCAAGATTAGAGTCCGGGTGTATTGTTTCCTTCCCTTgagaaccgaccttgtacaaaccctaggtccctccggtgtgtatataaaccggagggtttagtccgtagagatcatcattaccatcatcggaatattcataggctagataTCTAGGGTTTAGACACCacgacgatctcgaggtagatcaactcttgtaacatctATACTCTTCAAATATAatcgagcaggagtagggttttacctccttaaagagggcccgaacctgggtaaacattgtgtcctttgtccactgttaccatcgatccttagacgcacagcttggtcccccctacccgagatctactggttttgacaccgacattggtgctttcattgagagctttgtcctgctgtctacaaaagcgatctatggctcgcctagtcatcaacgACAATATCACTTCTGGAAGGAGCCTGACTTCTGGGCAGACACTCCAGCTCGGCGGTCTCACCATAGGAGCTTG is drawn from Triticum dicoccoides isolate Atlit2015 ecotype Zavitan chromosome 6B, WEW_v2.0, whole genome shotgun sequence and contains these coding sequences:
- the LOC119321239 gene encoding uncharacterized protein LOC119321239; the protein is MAGTYRAREKAARGAVDLACRLPRAYKLPRSSRAQHTATRPPLATSPLRSFSRHHRATMPPRRRGASGYRGVRERPNGWYSAEIRSDDVRLGLGTFRSAHEAARVYDAAAWCLHRPQSQMNFRDVFTREQAQCVAPPPRLITDMDRADHARRQRRLLVAEEDERAMAEWRRRHPEDVADEHAYWAERTARRRVERADRRQRKALANEQCDIVSAGGRSFFTADDDRWDDIWISTSDDTDEDDGDAMQKMFKNERARLYSAAAGAARARLLERTLPAAPNQTMNACQIRF
- the LOC119320305 gene encoding uncharacterized protein LOC119320305 codes for the protein MASPHHIAMELVGPKPGGSSSAVAVHHMFVVFVDGVETDIHEGTLHGSPGKVTVTSPGNLSADGLRSVVVRGGGGGAVVFTLCGDAAAEGVGSASFVQCGATRVDGAREVSVSRCRSLDAEQAGKVTVERCREARLRGGGLLRVTRCRRADVESFGEVRLARCKGVRADWCGSLEVQMCRAVDASRCGAVSGDRCRRVNVAGCGSVAVTHAVVKTVEEEQLQSQQTASPQSSGSE